Genomic window (Zonotrichia albicollis isolate bZonAlb1 chromosome 11, bZonAlb1.hap1, whole genome shotgun sequence):
AGTATAAAATGTTAGCTAAGAATATACTGGGTGAAGTGCCTGATTTCACAGCTTTGCAGGATTGGTACTTTTAAACACTGGCTTAATGTATTTACTTTCTTAAAACTAAATGAATGGAGATGGTTGGTAGCCAACAGAGTGCCAGCAATGAGGCACTAATAGTGAAGTTTGTTAAAGTTCCTTTGTCTTCTTAATAATAGTCAAAAGTTTGGCCAATAGCAGCTCCAAACCTGCAGTGAAGAACATGAGAAATGCAGGTTTGAGTTTTAACTGAGGTTGGATCAGTTGTTGTAAATTACTTTCTTTAATACTTGTTAAAACTAAAACATGCTGTCAGCTTTGCTATGCTTTAAGAAATCCTCAACTCTTTGCTTGATTAGAAGGATGCTGGTGCAGTCAATAAGGTTATTTTCTTGTAATTGTTCAATTATGTTGTAGTACTGAAGAGGTATGCAGACTGCTTTTTCATTGTAGTGGTGTACTTGATGTAGGTAGATTTTAATTTTGTGGTTAGTGGACAACTTTTAATGACGTGATGAGTGTCTTGAttggtttttggttgttttggggttattttctTTCCACCCTTTCCCTCCCACCTCCTCTTCCCAGTTGTCCTTACATGGATCTGTGTGGCATTTTTCCAATTCTGGTTTGACTCAAAGAGCATAAGAGACAATGTATTCTCTTGCATTTGGATGGTATGTATGCTGAGAAAGTAGGAGAAATTCAGATTGGCTACCACTAAAGAGCATATATTATGCATTTTGAAGCTGAAAATAACTTGTATAGCTACTTAACAGTGAGCTGGGATCTTTAACTGGAAGCTTCATTGTTCTGTCATATGTGCTAactgacttcttttttttcttgcttgtttTCTCTTTACATATGATGACAAATCTCGTGGATATAGGGTTGTGGGtaagtttctttttttatgtGTGTAGAAGCACAATGCTATCCAAACATTCTATTAGATTTGGCATGTTCAACTTTATTTTAATACTCGAAATGTTTTGATCTCTTTCTAAGTGTGGTTGAATTTAAAGATGAAGAATTTGTTAAGAAGGCATTAGACACTATGAACAAATATGATCTTAGTGGAAGACCCCTGAATATTAAAGAGGTATGTTTATTGCTGCTGTTTTGAATTGGAAATGGTGAAGATACTAAAGCTACTGAGATGACCATACAGGGTTTTGAGAGTCTTAGATGTGCAATTTCCAGTTtcatttttgtgaatttttattGATGAGCTGAACTGCCTGTTGGCTTGCAGAAGGTTGGATACTATGCTGAGTAAACTGACAGAAAGCATGTCCTAAACTCAAAATAATCTAATGCTGTTTTCTGTTAAAACAGCTTTACTTCATATTCTTACCTTAGGGTTTTTCCAACCTAGATAATCTATGTTTACATTGTGTCCCTGCTTCAAAATATGACACAGAATGAGCTAATTATTAGACCACTACATGTGTGCAAAAGTGGGGCTGGAAATAGAGAAGTTGTGCTGTCTGGAAAGTGAAATAATGTCAACATTTCTATTGTAGTGCTGTAATATGATGGTATCTGATGCAGTTCTTCCTGTCCTGTTACAGTTTTAATAATGGTATTAATAAATGGTACAAAACCACCACCTACTTAAATGAATTCAATTCTTGGAGAAAGTGCTAGACTGACAGTCCTTTAGCTTGAAATCTTTTCTACTTGTCCATAGGCTAGGTACAGCATGTGAAGTGGCAGTGCACGCTTCCTCAACAAGTGCTTTGCCAATATGCCTCAACCCTCATCTGAAAGGACCCACCTCTAGAGGTGAGGGAATTAGGGCTCCATGCTAATTCAGTTCATGATCCCTCTGACATGGACAAGTGTATTTATTAGTTGATAATTTTGATGGGTTTATGCAGAGTTTCAAATAGTACCATTTTGTTTGTTGCCAGTCTGGTTGTTGATGGTTAAGTGGCTTTGTTTGTGTCCACGTTTCAGGATCCTGAAGGGGAGCATGCTCGTAGGGCACTGCAGCGGGGAGGAGGGCAGTTTCCAGGAGCACATGGACCTGATGCAGCACCTGGAATGATGAATTTACCACCTTCTATTCTCAATAATCCAAACATTCCTCCTGAGGTTATCAGTAATTTGCAAGCAGGCAGGCTTGGATCCACGATTTTTGTTGCCAATGTAAGCttaaaactgtattttataACTTTATTGTTTGATCTTTGTAAGACATCTTACACCTGTGTAGttcagatttaatattaagagGAGGTTGGAAAGAGTTCACAGTTAGTGTATTGAATTGAAAGTGTTGGGTGTGTATTCAGATTTTGGACTTGGAAAGATATATTAAACTCTTGAGACTGACATGCACTTCTAATGATTGCAGTCATCTGTTGATTCAAAACTATTTTATACATCTTTTCACTATTTACAATTGCATTTGTTTTTTATTCAATATATATGTCAGCTTACCTAAGTTTACTTGCTAGTTACTTTAGACTAACACAATCAAGTTCCAAAAAATGCAATGGTTCAAGTTCTTTATTAGCACAAAAGACTATGTATTTATATGAGGTCTTGTGGAATTACAGCTGCTCTTCTCAAGAACCAGCCCAATGGTAGTATGTTAATTCCAGTAAAATACGTGTACATATTGTACATACGTGTTCAAATGGTGATTTTTTGGACTTTGACACAGTGCGTGTATTGCTAAATCTCAACTATTTACAATTTTCAACCATTTTGTCAATGAAGAGTTAACAGCAATGCAGAAAATCTCTTCCAAATGTAATAGCAAAACCGAGATGTGCACTGACATCACTGATGTATTTCTGTGTTTAAGCTTGACTTCAAAGTTGGCTGGAAGAAACTGAAGGAGGTATTCAGCATTGCTGGAACTGTGAAGCGTGCGGACATCAAAGAAGATAAAGATGGCAAGAGTCGAGGAATGGGGACAGTTACCTTTGAACAAGCAATTGAAGCTGTTCAAGCAATATGTATCCTTGGCTTTGGAAAACAATTGATCATATATTGATTAGTCTTTAATGGTTCTGGCAGCGCAGTTTTACAAATGGTGCCTATTTGCTTTGTAGCTATGATACAGGGACTAGAGTGTAATACTGTCCAGATTGCATTTGTAATGCCTGAATTTACTAATAAATTCTAAAACTTCCTCATGATGttgaacaaaattaaaatacccAACAGTGTGACGATTGTGAAATTAACTTCAGTGTACCTAACAGCTTGTGTTGCATCTTCTGGCCATTGAATTGGGTTTCTTAAGCTACAGTAGGGAAAGATAAGACTCAGAGCAATTGTACAGAAATGTAATAAGTTATTACATTGATTCTTCAGAAACAGTTCAGTTGCCTTCTTAAGACTCCTTGACTTGCATTTCTTCAGCTATGTTCAATGGACAATTCCTGTTTGATAGACCCATGCATGTAAAAATGGTAagttgctttcatttctttctaCTTTATATGTCTCTGACAAAACAGTGAAAGGATCACAGCATTCCATGCTTGTTTTTTGTCAGGATGACAAATCAGTTCCTCACGAAGACTTCCGTGTTGTGGACAGCAAAAGCTCTCAATTACCTCGTGAGTGCCTGCTCTGTTTTCTACCCCTTGCACTTAGTATATGGTGATctgtgttttcacacttttGCTTACTGTGGTCTCTGTGATGCAGAGGAAGGTCTCTCTTCTGatcatactttttttttgtttttgaggtGGTCTTGGTGGCATTGGTATGGGACTTGGACCAGGTGGACAGCCCATCAGTGCAACACAGCTGAGCATGGGTGGTGGAATGGGGAGCATGGGTCCGGGAGGTAAATCCAGATTCTTCATTTTTAAGTTATATGGAGCTTGTTTAAAGATTTTAAAGTTTAAAGTTGCCATTTGTGCAACACAGAAATGACAGACTTTTGACAAAGCAAGCCTTGTCTAGTGTGCTTTTGAGATTTTAACtctgacttttaaaaaatccattagGGTGTACTAAGTGTTGTTTATCTTTTTGGTTTAAAGGTATGGGAATAGACGGCCCAGGATTTGGTGGAATGAGTAGAATGGGAGGCGGTACGTGCAATGAAGTTTTTTGCAATTAATATTTCTTTAATACTATATAGAAAACacttttccttattttgcaGGACTTCCTGGATTTCGTGGGATGGAAGGAATGCCCAACATGGGAGGGTTTGGAGTCAACCGAATGGGAGGTAGTTGAACACCGTTCCTGTACACCTACTAGTTtgctaatatttttttattaaaatctcTCCATTTAGGGGTGGGTAATATAGATCAGTTCAAGGGAAGTAGTTGTATGAGTGGAGGCCTGGGAACTGGCAGGGGAGTTGAGTGTGTAATAGGTGCCTCTGACTTGTGCATTAGACTCACTTCTATTTAAACAAGTGGCTGTGAAAGAAGTATTGTAGGAGCATCAGCTCAGGTGTGAATAACAGAATATTCCagatttttgctttgttctttccAGAAATGTTCCGTGGTGGAATGGGAGCAAACATGGAAAGAGAATTTGGTCGTGGTGACATGGCATTGAACCGTGGTTTTGGAGAGTCTTTTGGAAGGATGGGTATGGTAACTGTTAAATTTTCTGTAACATAGTATTGGAAGAATTTTGCTAGAAGGAGACCTGGTTTCATTTGGTCATCTTCTGTTTCTTCTCCCCCAGTCACTACTGTAAGGATGGAATCTGAATATTCATTACAGTCACCACTTAAGACAAGGGTTCAGATGtggaggggttttttccctctgtaaaaTATAAATGGAATAGCTGTTTGAGGAAAGCATTTATCTTCATGCTGTATATTTTGTGGGGTATTAAATCTGTGGGGTGTTGAGATACATGCTTCTGATAATGCTGAACACGGTGTCCATGTACAGCCTTTGTACCTTCCATGAGCCTGTTTGCAAATGCATGGTGGGTATAGTACTGTTTCTACTGCAGATCAGGTAGCATTGGACAGGAGTGTTGGATTTTGGTGCCCTCAGTTTTTGTCCTGCATTCTGAGCTCCTGTAGCTCAGAATGGTATTTATTGGCCTCTTCTGTAACTGCGCCGGGATTATTTTGTTTATAGATGATGTCTTGTTGGCAGTGGGCTTCCCTCGGATGAGTTACTCTTCCATCTTCAGAGGTGTGGAAGAGCTCAACAGCAGAGCCTTCTTGCCCTTTGTTAGTCTGCTGTTACCTggatgaatcacagaatcccttAGGTTGGAGAAGATCACCGAGTCCAGCCTTTAACCCAACACTGCCAAGGTTGGGTTAACCACTAAACCAGGTCACCAAGAGCCACGAGTACACGTCTTTGAAATcccttcagggatggtgacgCTGCCACTTTGTTGGTCAGCCTGTTCCTATGATTGACAACTCTTCCTTTGAAgcattttttctaatatcccATCTGAAGCTCCCTTGTTtaacttgaggctgtttcctcttgtgCTATTGCTTGTTACTTGGTAGAAGACAGTGACCCCATGTCTCTGCAGCCTCCTGTTAGATAGTTACAGAGAGCAGAAAGGTCCTCCCCAAGtctcttcttctccaggctgagcaccccagctccctcagccattctTCACAAGGcttgtgctccagagccttgAGCAGCTGTGTTACCCTtttctggacacactccagcacctctgTGTGTTCTTGTAAAAGGCCTGAAACTGAACACAAAATGCATCATAGGAGAcagctcttcttcctcttccgtgtttcttgtacttttccattcccTTAATTCACCACCTTGAAAGAGAAGAACTGCTAAGAGCATAAGGTTCATCTGGTATAAAAgttgtttatttctttaaaattggATTAGTTGAGGCAAGTCATGGAAGAGGGTAACCGTTGTGTGCTTGTTTTCAGTGCTGATAATTATGTAGAAGTGGTAAGAACATAATAAGCTTGTCCTTTAAGCTAGTCTTAATGCCTTGGAATGAATGTCTTAGAAATCAAGTGTATGCTTTCACTCTGGCTACTTGCATAAACATCTGTTCCCTGAGTGAAAATGCAAGGCCACTCAAGTTATAAATGTTTCTGCAAGCAGAAGGCTTCTGAGTCTTCAGGTAACACGTTGGTTTAAAAATTTATGAACATGGCCATTGTGAGAAACTGATGGGGGTGTCTTTCATTCAGTAGATCCAGCACGCTTCAGTTTACAAACTATCAGTGATCTGCCTGTTTGAATAGTGTCCTGAGAACCCAGATTAGAGATTCCCAGCTTCACCTTAAATAATGGAAGGAAATTGTAGGGACTTCTAATCGATAGTGTGTTTGATCAGGGAAGGCCCTGATGTACTCCTGTTACAGTATTTAGGTTAATGGTATCTTagaaaaaaatactgtgaaGGCATTTGGTTTTAGTAACCTTGAAATCAAGGAAGGTGTCTTTGATTGAGCTGTAGTATCAGAATGGAATTGAGGATGTTTGATTTGCAACAGAATTGTTGACTTCTTATACTATCAAGTTCTTATAAGATGCAGCCTTGAATTTTGAAGTTGTTTTTCCCAATGTGGGAAATGGCCCATTTAGTTTTACCACgtttgtgctgctggcaggctgTCAGAGGGGAGAAAAGCTAGAAAGAAATCAGAGTAGCTTAAGTCCTGTAGTAGAAAAGGAGAAACTAACTTTACTTACAAGGTGTTCCTATTTAGTTTGTATGGTAAAGGCACACGCACAAGTGTCCTTATAGAAGAATATTGCCAGGTGACACTGAGAACAGTGCACTTCATTAGCGTGTGCTTTGTTTTTGCACTAACTGCTGGTTTCAGTGTATGTCacttcattatttttctctgtttagGTGGTGCAATGATTGGTGTTTTTGCAGGAGGAATGGGAGCACCTAGCATGGGCCCAGTAAGATCTGGAATGAGTAGGTTAACTTGTTTCAATAGAACCTAAATGCATAGGCAATGTAACAATGCCGTGTACACCTACTTGTGTCAGAGGAACTTGGTGTAGTGTAGTGTCTTGCTGTTGAGGGAAGTGGAACTCTGTTGCATGTGACAAGTCTAACAGTTTTCAAAGCTCTTATGTTTATGTAAAAGTTCACAGGAAAACTAGCTAATAGAGTCTTTCCCTAAATCTTAGATTTGGAATGGTTTCAACTTGTAGTTTGGAGGGAGAAGTGATTCAAGTAAACTTGTGTTTCAGGAAAAGAGACAGGCAGAGTTATTTGAGTAAAGTTCATGAAAGCTGAACCTCAGTAATGTCatcattgaaataaaaaatcagcCTTGAATTTCAGATTATCCCCCAGTTTAATTTTGTGCAAAGCTCCAATACTGAGTTTGTGTTGCAGCAACACTCTGAGTTCCTCAGTCTAGAGCAGATGAGAAACTAAAATCTTGCTAGTGCCGATCTTAGAAGGCATAAGGCTTAAAGACAGGGTCCCTCATGAATGTTCTTGATAGTTTTACTgtacattaatttttaattattaatccAGAAATATTGTAGTATTTGAATGCTATTGCTCTTACTTGCTTATATAAATGAATTAATACATTTTATTCCGTGGTTGTACTTTTATCGGGGTTTTAACTGTGACACATAGGAAAGTTCATGCTCTTTGCAGTACTTGCAGTAACTTCTGTTCTTGGCCAAAAAAAAAGCCTTCTCTAGAAGATTTTGCAGTTAGGTGTGGGCACAGCTGCATtaatgaaggaaaaatgaagGAAGCCAAATAAACAGTTGTATATCTGGTCCAATTACCTGTATCTAAGTATTGCCACAATTATTTATTTGACCTTTTTGGtaaaagatatattttttttttaattaaacaagACAGACTTTGAATTCTTGTGTTCAACATTTTACTACATTAGATGGTATGACTTATAGCCTGATGCAGTTTGGTTTTACTATTTTAGAGCTGACACTCTAGATCTTGTATAATACTTTGTCTTAAAATACTGGCCGTGCTCCTTGATAAATCACTGTGCATGTATAAAAGTTACAGTTTATATTACAGCACTTTTAATAAAGTTATTCTTCTCCTGACACAAGAACTTTATTTTATCCCAAATACTTGTGTGTTTATTGCTAAAAGgagattttattttatcctCCATCTCTCTCTGTGTAGGTGGTGGCATGGGTGGTATGAACAATATGGCTGGAGGAATGGGAATGGATCGGATGGGCTCCGGTTTTGATCGGATGGGACCCGCCATGGGTGGAGGCCTGGACAGGAACATGGACATGGATCGAGGATTTGGGCCTGGCCCGATGGGAGGTGGCATGAGAGAGAGATTGGGCTCCAAAGGCAACCAGATATTTGTGAGAAATGTAAGCAATGAAATATATAGGAACCACAAGCTTATTTTGTGGGTATGTTTGATTACATGCTCTTATTCTCATTGTAATATTTTGTTACCAATAATACCTTTTTATTTTAGCTTCCTTTTGACTTGACCTGGCAGAAGCTAAAGGAGAAATTCAGTCAATGTGGTATGTATATGTACCTTACCCTGTTCATCTCTATGGACTTCAGGTGTTATGTGGTGTTTATTAGATAATAACAGGAAGACTGTTGTCTGACTCTGAAGAAGAGTCTGGCTAgcttattttttcttgtttcaccCAGCTTTCTTGAGTTATATAAATAATCTTTAGGCATGACAGAACACAAGACCAAGGTACAGTATGTGCTGTGTTGGCTCTGAGTGCTCACTTGCTATGAACTTTAACCTATTCCTTTAATAAAAttatgctttgattttttttctttttttgatgtATTCCCTGGCCAGTAGAAGTATATAATGTAGTGTTTCCTATGAGTTAAATATGTGCAGGAGCCTGGATCTGTCCAGGTCATGCATTACTTTAGAAATGGTGCTGCATCAAATCAGAGTTAGTAATTTTGCCAGAATAGCATTACAGGTTTTATACATATGAGTGATCCTGATTAGAGTATTTGCAGGTGTATGTTCTCCtttatcttaaaaaataaaagtttgctACAAATATTCAATATTTGGTTTTATCTAATTCAGAAAAGTTGGTCTTTTCACAGAAATAAGTGAAAAATAAAGCTTGAGTGTCAAAATACATGTTTTGAAAACACGTTTTCAGAATGGAGAGCTTTAACTGAATTACTGGATGACTTCTTATTTTGGATAGACTGAAAAGATAAATAATCTAAAACATACTGCTGATGCCTAAGGCAGTCATCATACGGCTGTTTAGAGATATTGCTATAAATTAGACCTTTCAGTTCCATTATGAAAAATTACAAGGTGTTGATGTTTTCTTTGTAGATGGAGGATATAGCACAACAggttctttcctttttttctaagTTTTAACCTCCTGGGCAACTTTCAGATAGTTCAGAACTTTTTTTCAGTATCTCTGTCAGCTAATAGATGTAGTAAGTATGTTCAGTTGCTTTAAAGAATTATAAGCAACAGATTGTGTTCATGTCAGTATCATAAAGAAATACAGAGACTGTTTCCCAGTGTACCATTTCATTCAAGACTGAAAGGACAGTCTTacatgatatttaaaaataaaaggctttGTATTTCAGGGAAAAGTTTTTTCTTCCTAGTGATGTTCAGGGGCTCACGAGGGGTGTGCTACAACATACCATAACCAAAAACTCATTAACTCCAGGGAACTGAACATTCTCAGAGGTACatctttataaaaatatttccttgtgAGTTGAGTGTCCAACCTCAAGGAAGCTCAGCAGGAGTTGGATCCTGCATGCTACTTTTCCACCACTCCCTGCCTGGTAACTTCATTGTTATTGCTTTAATtttgctctgcagcttcttAGCAAAATTGCTTGGTTGTGACTATTGCTTTGGTATGTTTTTGTCTTGAACAGAGTGGACTGGATTAAGCTACAGTTCAATACTCACACTTTTGTCAGTATGAAACACAAACCTTTCCCTGAGTCTTACAGGGCACTTTGTTTCAAACTTGAGGTCAAATACAGGCACACTTCAGGAAAGATTTGAGATAGCAGATCTGGATTTGgattctttgctgctgttttgttTCATGTCACCTTGCCTGAATGAGTGAGTGTACCGTCAGTCTGAAAGTGCCAGTTTCATATGTTCCCCTAGATTATGCTtaagttttttcttttattacttCTGAGTTAAGTTGTTAGTACACTGAGGACTTGAAATAACTGCTGTTTAACTTATTTATTCAGGTCATGTAATgtttgcagaaataaaaatggagAATGGAAAATCAAAGGGCTGTGGAACAGTCAGATTTGACTCACCAGAATCTGCTGAAAAGGCCTGTAGGATAATGAACGGCATAAAAATCAGTGGCAGAGAAATTGATGTCCGCTTGGATCGCAATGCATAATTTAAAACTGTGTGTTCAGGAACATTCCTATGTCTGTTTAGCTTCTCTGTCTTAGTAAGTCATTTTTAGTAACATTGTATGCTTACAAAAGCTGTAAAAAGGAACTTTTAAATCCCACCAGCCTTTAACAGTATAGTGTTTAATATACTGTGATACTTGTTAACTGAATCTTACTATGTTTGGTTTTTAAAGACAATTCGCctgatttttgttgttttttttagaGGCACTGAGCACCTGCAGGTCCCTATAGACTGGGGATGCTTTGGATGCTCAGTGCCTTTGGAAAATTAGGCCAAGTGTCTCTAGTCATTCAGTTTAAATGAATGGTTATactgtttttaataaaataagcCATTTTCTCTGTTAATCTCCAGATTGCATAGTGGGATTTATTTAGTGTTttctgatcttttttttttccccgccAAACGTGTGTATCAACATTGTAATGTAAGAAGTAGATGTCTTTTTCAGAATTTTGGTTTTATATGTGCGTTGTAGTCATACTGTAATTCTTGACTCTAAAAGAAAGGGCTCCAGTTAGGCTGTGATGTTTTTGTTCTACTTAATATTACTTTAATGATATGACTTAGTTCTGTATATAAGATTTAGAGCCCAATGGGAGTTTggagttgtttttttaaattttattttgactAAATGAAGAAaccgttttttttttttttcctgcttttatttttttcatcagCATAATCACTGATTAAAACTAGTTACCACAGACCCTTGTAGGATTGTTTCCTATGATGCCAAGTTCATATAAAATTGATAATACAGTAAATACTAAGTATAGGACAAGACAAATTGTCCCCAATTTTTTATCTATTTTCCAGCCATTCAGGTGAACTGCCAGAAAAATGAAACCAACAGAACAGATAAGAGAAATGGCTGTGTATGTCAGACCACTGCTGTTCACTTCTATGGGTCCTGATGTATTTATGAAGGCAGTTTTTATAAACCAGGGTATTCCCAAACAGAGCATATCAAATACATTGGATCCTACGATGTTAGACATAGCCATATCTCCATTTCCTGTAAAAGAAGAAATACAGATAAATTGGCTTAATTGTATTGCATGAAATTGCCAAACTGTTTTGGAGGAACAGACTGCCAGCCCTCAGTTTCTCACAGAGCACCCTTTTCAGATTTTGCATTGGAAGAACTATAGTCACAGATTCTACAGAACATGGGTACCACAACCATAAAAGTCTCCCTAAATCACCAGCATCTGCACAGCTGCACTTAAAATTAAGCTAGACAGGCTATTATAAAATCCATTTATGCTTAAAATACTGAGACCTACAGTTGTGTTCTGCAGTAAAACTGTAATATGTAATCAACAACAAATAAACCAATCTAGAATACTTCTCTGAGATACTATGAGAAGTTTTTAAATGTCTGAGCCACAGCTTTTTCAGGTaagctatttatttattttcagtaaaCTTAAGCTCTAGAATCTGAAGCTTGGATTTTGAGGTTACTCCTTGAATTTATCAAAATGTTGACTagaattctttctttttgtagtacctttttaaacacatccattGGCATGAGCCTAAATACTGAAATCTTTACCTTTCCGAGCCACCAGCACACTTGCAACTGTATCTGGTacactggtgcctgctgccagcagggtgAGACCCATGACTGACTCTGGGATTCCCAGCGTTTCACCTGCAGTTGAGAAATAAGGGTAGAAAATGCAAGTGTGGT
Coding sequences:
- the MYEF2 gene encoding myelin expression factor 2 isoform X1 — its product is MAESDRAEAAAPRRAEEAAGQAPQPPPQQQQQPAPQQQTPQQPPQDEEAAAAAAAAGSGAGSANGVKMDNDETAKEGKAPVKEKFVAKAKAIPSLGNKNRFHPYAKEKNAGSADKKAVNRNRVFISNIPYDMKWQAIKDLMREKVGEVTYVELFKDAEGKSRGCGVVEFKDEEFVKKALDTMNKYDLSGRPLNIKEDPEGEHARRALQRGGGQFPGAHGPDAAPGMMNLPPSILNNPNIPPEVISNLQAGRLGSTIFVANLDFKVGWKKLKEVFSIAGTVKRADIKEDKDGKSRGMGTVTFEQAIEAVQAISMFNGQFLFDRPMHVKMDDKSVPHEDFRVVDSKSSQLPRGLGGIGMGLGPGGQPISATQLSMGGGMGSMGPGGMGIDGPGFGGMSRMGGGLPGFRGMEGMPNMGGFGVNRMGEMFRGGMGANMEREFGRGDMALNRGFGESFGRMGGAMIGVFAGGMGAPSMGPVRSGMSGGMGGMNNMAGGMGMDRMGSGFDRMGPAMGGGLDRNMDMDRGFGPGPMGGGMRERLGSKGNQIFVRNLPFDLTWQKLKEKFSQCGHVMFAEIKMENGKSKGCGTVRFDSPESAEKACRIMNGIKISGREIDVRLDRNA
- the MYEF2 gene encoding myelin expression factor 2 isoform X2, which translates into the protein MAESDRAEAAAPRRAEEAAGQAPQPPPQQQQQPAPQQQTPQQPPQDEEAAAAAAAAGSGAGSANGVKMDNDETAKEGKAPVKEKFVAKAKAIPSLGNKNRFHPYAKEKNAGSADKKAVNRNRVFISNIPYDMKWQAIKDLMREKVGEVTYVELFKDAEGKSRGCGVVEFKDEEFVKKALDTMNKYDLSGRPLNIKEDPEGEHARRALQRGGGQFPGAHGPDAAPGMMNLPPSILNNPNIPPEVISNLQAGRLGSTIFVANLDFKVGWKKLKEVFSIAGTVKRADIKEDKDGKSRGMGTVTFEQAIEAVQAISMFNGQFLFDRPMHVKMDDKSVPHEDFRVVDSKSSQLPRGLGGIGMGLGPGGQPISATQLSMGGGMGSMGPGGMGIDGPGFGGMSRMGGGLPGFRGMEGMPNMGGFGVNRMGEMFRGGMGANMEREFGRGDMALNRGFGESFGRMGGGMGGMNNMAGGMGMDRMGSGFDRMGPAMGGGLDRNMDMDRGFGPGPMGGGMRERLGSKGNQIFVRNLPFDLTWQKLKEKFSQCGHVMFAEIKMENGKSKGCGTVRFDSPESAEKACRIMNGIKISGREIDVRLDRNA